From a single Nicotiana tomentosiformis chromosome 2, ASM39032v3, whole genome shotgun sequence genomic region:
- the LOC104102609 gene encoding peptidyl-prolyl cis-trans isomerase FKBP17-1, chloroplastic — translation MSNIRMYTPWPQNPPLLNYTSNAQVPQFTELPNSGGVKALDLRIGDGDTPLDGDVVAIHYYGRLAAKQGWRFDSTYDHKDESGEPIPFSFILGSGKVISGIESAVRSMKVGSLRRVIIPPSQGYQNASQEPLPPNYFDRQRLFTTIFNPTRLANGEGATLGTVIFDIELVSLRHL, via the exons ATGTCCAACATACGTATGTATACGCCATGGCCACAAAACCCTCCCCTCCTCAACTACAC TTCAAATGCTCAAGTTCCACAGTTCACAGAGCTGCCCAATTCTGGTGGTGTCAAGGCCTTGGACCTTCGTATTGGTGATGGGGATACCCCCCTTGATGGTGATGTG GTTGCAATTCATTATTACGGGAGACTTGCTGCAAAGCAAGGATGGCGCTTTGACTCAACGTATGATCACAAAGATGAAAGTGGCGAACCAATTCCCTTCTCTTTCATCCTTGGTTCTGGAAAA GTTATATCAGGGATTGAAAGTGCTGTGAGATCGATGAAAGTAGGCAGCCTTCGTCGAGTTATTATACCACCATCTCAAGGATATCAGAATGCATCCCAAGAACCCCTGCCACCTAAT TATTTTGATCGGCAGAGGCTTTTTACTACCATTTTTAATCCAACCCGTCTTGCAAATGGAGAAGGCGCGACATTGGGGACAGTCATATTTGATATCGAACTGGTCAGCCTGAGGCATCTTTGA